One Megalops cyprinoides isolate fMegCyp1 chromosome 23, fMegCyp1.pri, whole genome shotgun sequence genomic region harbors:
- the syt10 gene encoding synaptotagmin-10 isoform X2, whose translation MSIHTEDSISLCKKALQIVTELCLGGHVDREKCADIFPLESTIPDISVSLLAVVVGFCGLALLVVSLFVFWKLCWPIWRSKALSSHASNAPQGTSPPVPPEAPPPEEKKVPDVEVKANGKSSVKLLEAAMKISQTSPDIPAEVQTALKERLVKHAKVQRQTTEPTSSSRHNSFRRHLPRQMHVSSVDFSMDSLPVRQLSNNIGRIKPELYKQKSVDSEEEGKEAAETCGKLSFSLRYDYEESCLVVRILKALDLPAKDFTGTSDPYVKIYLLPERKKKFQTRVHRKTLNPVFDESFQFPVEYDQLCNRKLHFSVYDFDRFTSHDMIGEVIVDNLFELSDLSREAIVWKDIHCATTESVDLGEIMYSLCYLPTAGRMTLTVIKCRNLKAMDITGSSDPYVKVSLLCEGRRLKKRKTTTKKSTLNPVYNEAIIFDIPPENVEQVSLSIMVMDYDRVGHNEVIGVCRTGPDAEGLGRDHWNEMLAYPRKPITHWHALGEWPGRATSFDSQGSCPSPKPPLTP comes from the exons ACATCTCTGTCAGTCTCCTTGCTGTGGTCGTCGGTTTCTGTGGCCTTGCCCTGTTGGTAGtctctttgtttgtcttttggAAGCTGTGCTGGCCGATCTGGAGGAGCAAAGCTCTCTCATCTCACGCCAGTAACGCTCCGCAGGGCACCTCACCCCCCGTACCCCCAGAGGCACCCCCACCTGAGGAGAAGAAGGTGCCTGATGTGGAGGTGAAAGCCAACGGGAAGAGTTCGGTCAAGCTCCTGGAGGCTGCCATGAAGATCAGCCAGACCTCTCCTGACATTCCAGCTGAGGTCCAGACCGCCCTGAAGGAGAGACTGGTCAAACATGCCAAGGTCCAGAGGCAGACCACCGAGCCCACTTCCTCCTCCAG GCACAACTCATTCCGGCGCCACCTGCCACGGCAGATGCACGTGTCCAGTGTGGACTTCAGTATGGACAGCCTGCCAGTCAGGCAGCTGTCCAATAACATTGGTAGGATTAAGCCAGAGCTCTACAAACAGAAGTCGGTGGACTCAGAGGAAGAAGGCAAGGAGGCGGCAGAGACCTGTGGCAAGCTGAGCTTCTCGCTACGCTACGACTACGAGGAGAGCTGCCTGGTGGTACGCATTCTCAAAGCCCTGGACCTACCGGCCAAAGACTTCACGGGCACCTCAGACCCCTACGTGAAGATCTACCTGCTGCCCGAGAGGAAGAAAAAATTCCAAACGCGCGTCCACCGCAAGACGCTCAACCCAGTCTTCGACGAGTCCTTCCAGTTCCCCGTGGAGTATGACCAGCTGTGCAACCGCAAgctgcatttcagtgtttacGACTTTGACCGCTTCACCAGCCATGACATGATCGGTGAGGTGATCGTGGACAACCTCTTTGAGCTCTCTGACCTTTCTCGGGAGGCCATCGTGTGGAAAGACATCCACTGCGCCACAACA GAGAGCGTGGACCTGGGGGAGATCATGTACTCCCTGTGCTACCTGCCCACTGCTGGGAGAATGACACTCACCGTCATCAAGTGCCGCAACCTCAAAGCTATGGACATCACTGGTTCCTCAG ACCCATACGTGAAGGTGTCCCTGTTGTGCGAAGGTCGGAGGCTGAAGAAGCGGAAGACGACCACGAAGAAGAGCACGCTGAACCCCGTGTACAACGAGGCCATCATCTTCGACATCCCACCTGAGAACGTGGAGCAGGTCAGCCTGTCCATCATGGTGATGGATTACGACCG AGTTGGTCACAATGAGGTGATTGGCGTGTGCCGGACTGGACCCGATGCGGAGGGCCTCGGGCGGGACCACTGGAATGAAATGCTGGCCTACCCACGCAAACCCATCACACACTGGCATGCCCTCGGAGAG tgGCCAGGAAGAGCAACAAGTTTTGACAGTCAAGGGTCCTGCCCATCTCCTAAACCCCCATTGACACCATAG
- the syt10 gene encoding synaptotagmin-10 isoform X1 → MSIHTEDSISLCKKALQIVTELCLGGHVDREKCADIFPLESTIPDISVSLLAVVVGFCGLALLVVSLFVFWKLCWPIWRSKALSSHASNAPQGTSPPVPPEAPPPEEKKVPDVEVKANGKSSVKLLEAAMKISQTSPDIPAEVQTALKERLVKHAKVQRQTTEPTSSSRHNSFRRHLPRQMHVSSVDFSMDSLPVRQLSNNIGRIKPELYKQKSVDSEEEGKEAAETCGKLSFSLRYDYEESCLVVRILKALDLPAKDFTGTSDPYVKIYLLPERKKKFQTRVHRKTLNPVFDESFQFPVEYDQLCNRKLHFSVYDFDRFTSHDMIGEVIVDNLFELSDLSREAIVWKDIHCATTQESVDLGEIMYSLCYLPTAGRMTLTVIKCRNLKAMDITGSSDPYVKVSLLCEGRRLKKRKTTTKKSTLNPVYNEAIIFDIPPENVEQVSLSIMVMDYDRVGHNEVIGVCRTGPDAEGLGRDHWNEMLAYPRKPITHWHALGEWPGRATSFDSQGSCPSPKPPLTP, encoded by the exons ACATCTCTGTCAGTCTCCTTGCTGTGGTCGTCGGTTTCTGTGGCCTTGCCCTGTTGGTAGtctctttgtttgtcttttggAAGCTGTGCTGGCCGATCTGGAGGAGCAAAGCTCTCTCATCTCACGCCAGTAACGCTCCGCAGGGCACCTCACCCCCCGTACCCCCAGAGGCACCCCCACCTGAGGAGAAGAAGGTGCCTGATGTGGAGGTGAAAGCCAACGGGAAGAGTTCGGTCAAGCTCCTGGAGGCTGCCATGAAGATCAGCCAGACCTCTCCTGACATTCCAGCTGAGGTCCAGACCGCCCTGAAGGAGAGACTGGTCAAACATGCCAAGGTCCAGAGGCAGACCACCGAGCCCACTTCCTCCTCCAG GCACAACTCATTCCGGCGCCACCTGCCACGGCAGATGCACGTGTCCAGTGTGGACTTCAGTATGGACAGCCTGCCAGTCAGGCAGCTGTCCAATAACATTGGTAGGATTAAGCCAGAGCTCTACAAACAGAAGTCGGTGGACTCAGAGGAAGAAGGCAAGGAGGCGGCAGAGACCTGTGGCAAGCTGAGCTTCTCGCTACGCTACGACTACGAGGAGAGCTGCCTGGTGGTACGCATTCTCAAAGCCCTGGACCTACCGGCCAAAGACTTCACGGGCACCTCAGACCCCTACGTGAAGATCTACCTGCTGCCCGAGAGGAAGAAAAAATTCCAAACGCGCGTCCACCGCAAGACGCTCAACCCAGTCTTCGACGAGTCCTTCCAGTTCCCCGTGGAGTATGACCAGCTGTGCAACCGCAAgctgcatttcagtgtttacGACTTTGACCGCTTCACCAGCCATGACATGATCGGTGAGGTGATCGTGGACAACCTCTTTGAGCTCTCTGACCTTTCTCGGGAGGCCATCGTGTGGAAAGACATCCACTGCGCCACAACA CAGGAGAGCGTGGACCTGGGGGAGATCATGTACTCCCTGTGCTACCTGCCCACTGCTGGGAGAATGACACTCACCGTCATCAAGTGCCGCAACCTCAAAGCTATGGACATCACTGGTTCCTCAG ACCCATACGTGAAGGTGTCCCTGTTGTGCGAAGGTCGGAGGCTGAAGAAGCGGAAGACGACCACGAAGAAGAGCACGCTGAACCCCGTGTACAACGAGGCCATCATCTTCGACATCCCACCTGAGAACGTGGAGCAGGTCAGCCTGTCCATCATGGTGATGGATTACGACCG AGTTGGTCACAATGAGGTGATTGGCGTGTGCCGGACTGGACCCGATGCGGAGGGCCTCGGGCGGGACCACTGGAATGAAATGCTGGCCTACCCACGCAAACCCATCACACACTGGCATGCCCTCGGAGAG tgGCCAGGAAGAGCAACAAGTTTTGACAGTCAAGGGTCCTGCCCATCTCCTAAACCCCCATTGACACCATAG